Within the Mugil cephalus isolate CIBA_MC_2020 chromosome 1, CIBA_Mcephalus_1.1, whole genome shotgun sequence genome, the region TACTCACTCGAGAGGAAAATGGTTGATACAGCCAGCCCCACAGTACTGGTGTCTTAAAGCTCGACATACATCATcggtaaatattttttgtacatatttactgttatatatttaatttctgcaaGTATCTATCTAtagtttctattgttttaccttgttctgtttttttacacCCTAATTTCCTCATGGGGATAATtaaatcttatctcatcttTCTAGATGAATTCACCACGAGCTCAAGCAGGAGGTTACTCActttccctccccttcccctccactgATTGCTGCTAGTCAGAGAGCAGTGAAGGAGGGGGTCGCCTAAATGtggggacacttcctgtttctgcctTTTTATGGGTTTAACTCTGCTGGAATCCACTGGACAGAGaccagaggagcaggaggacgccTACAAACAGGTCAGGGTTTGAGCTTGTATTGTCATGTTGATGGACACcatctgtttgcatttctgtttatgtcaacaagttaaataaaactccatactgaaataatattataaatatttaaaacaatatatacagtTAATACTCTAtgaagaatatgacactattacctgtacaattgaaaaaaaaagtttaatttaagtttaaaactacatatatatttaaatatttaaatggatgtgtcaaaccacagaaacattattatatttttatatatttaaaaatatatatatttaaaagctCCATACTGTTAGCTGCTTATGCATtggttattattttatcattagcctttatttaaccaggtcgaTCCCGTTGAGATACAAAGACCTCTTTCCCAAGGGAAGCCAGGCCAAGACAGCAGCCTAGGAAAGATTCAACAGTTAAGAACtgacaacatgaataaaatacatggaagataAAAATCAACAGGACTGAGACTCGGAGAttatataacattaaaacaagaacaagtatGAAGCATAGCTGCCCCAAGGTCTTTCACTCGAGTTTTCAAAGATCCAAGGGTGATTAGTtcctttaactttaaagttttCTACAGGGAGCTCCAAGCAGCAGGTGCAGAGTACTTAAAACAATGTTTACCAAATTTGGGCACGTTTAATACGTCCAGTCTAATAATGCTGTGATGACTGTCCAGCTGGAGGTTGGGCCCTGAACACAAGAGATTATGGGGCTCGTGTGAAAgtcaataatattttataaaagtttattaaaaactgtCTCTCTCAGAGGTACTAATAAGGATACAAGATATAGGAGATgaacttctccctcctcccactctggtaCCAGCAGCACTTGAATGACGGGGGCGTGGCGCAACACCAGCCGTCCCTGCATCTACCTATACAGTTCAGATGGAATCtctgattatttattatattaatagtTTTGAAAAAGGTTCGGAGAGAAATGCTACATGCAAAATGGCATAATGGGTCatggaaaatgttaaatgttttaaaatgctacTTTGGGAAAACTCTGGATGACACATAAAAGCCAACTTTAGGTTACCAGACAAACAGTATAAGCTTGCAATCATCAAACCAAGGTGTACATGGGCCTCAGTTATGGATCCCTCATGCTAGTGTTAGTTTAGGCCaaactctctctaatatatggctctgccCCTGTTaactaaacatgtttttattcaaaagTACCTGGACAGTTCCATTAAACTCTGGCAACttggagaaaataataaataaaaataacagtaacagtGTGACAATTTGGGAAATGTTATCTGATATTTATCTGCTCCAAGATACTAGCTTCAACATGTAGAATGGAGGAAGCTGTAGCCTAGCTTTGCCAAAACTTTTTTGAATCAGGGCTGTGACATTTTTGAGCAATACTTTTCTGGTGACGCTCCAGGTCTTACGCCAGGGCGCATTGAAACGAGCTGGTTGAGTTTTCCCTCTACTGGTCACCTGCtaacactgcagagatgatgttAGGTTGCAGTATGAATCAGACTGTTCTACACAAATGTGATTAAACTTCAATTTGTTTATTGAGCACGGAGCAAGTTCAGCTTCAAGAGTGAACTGACAAACAATGAAGAAATGATTCATCTTCCCTCACAATTAGATTGTTTTACTCCTTCATTGGACCTGTCTTGTTTGTAGTAGAGGAAACTGCAGTGAAAGCAGGATGACATAAAAATGGGACAGTGACAAAAAGACTGAACAAAGCAGGAAGACAAAATGACTAAAGCATAAGAGGAAGACAAGGTGACTAAAACGATGAGACAAAGAACAAAGGCAGAGGCAGGGCTGTATAAACACAGGAGGGCACAGGTCAAgctaatgagggcggagcacaaaaggagaaaccaatcagtGATTAAGGGAAGAACACTGGGAGCGACACAAAATGGAACTTAAAggaggaacttaacaaaataaaacaggaaactcaaaacatgtcAGGAAATGGCACGATACAGAACCATGACAaaaccattcacattcacactcattatcaccaatgaacctaacaaggACGTCTgtggacagagggaggaaacctgaggacctggagaaaacccatgcagacacagggagaacatacaaactaaTAATAAGTCACATTTCATGCAAACACAAGCAAACCAAAGACTTCAGAACATACACAGAGAAAATTGACCCTAACCTTGCTTATCATTACAAATGTATCTAATCCCAAACTTGTTAAATATCTCTCTGTAGCAGTCATATAAAGTAGATTGAACAAGGACTTGCTGATTTTAATCTTAAAGCATCAAATTCATAAAACTAGCAGTAAGTACatcactgtgtgcatgtgtgctatATATCTGTAGCATCAGAAGCTTTGCTGTGCTCTGAGAAACAACCATTACTGGTTGATGTAAGTGCACTAGTGGGATAACGTCATCACAGACACTAGATTTAAGGTTAGGTGAAAAGAGATTTTTGACTTGTATTGTTCCTTTTGCATGTGCCTGAACACATTGCAAAGGTAACAAGCACCTGATTGCATTCACATGCATGAGCTACAGACCACTATACAGAGATACAGAGCTGCCTTAACGTGACTCACGTAGATCAGTTGGTCTGCAGCTCATTAAAATTCGAATGTTTAAATTGAATGAAAACGTTAAAGGAGAACCCACAGTGTGTGAGCTTAGCAACCAATCAAAGTGATCTCTCTTACAGAAACACTCCGCCAGGGCAACAAGCAGAATCGGTTTGTGGCAACAGGTCAGAACCCACCACCAGCAAAGCTAGGGTCACTGGCGCTAACTCACGACTTAGCAAATGGTCGCCTGTCCGTCAATTTACCTGCCACTGATGAGTTGGAATGTAAGAGACATTCAGTGATCTTTCAAAGTcctgcactgcagctttaagcAGGAGTAAATGCTTCCACCACTGGTAAAAGGCCGCATCACGCATACGTCACATGATCTCTTATCTTACAAGCACATCAGTTATATTGGAGCCACTCTGGTTTTATTACACTCTCTGTCCTAAAGCTTTCTTCCTCGTTGTGTTTATTCAGGTAAATCAAGGAAACATTTAACAGGTTAACaatgcttttatttctccaaaACAAAGCATTGCTCTGCAGCATTCCTCCGATCCCTCTGCCGTCTAAAGCTCTTCAGGTGTGTCataataaatggaaaatgttaaCCACTGGGCTGTAACGCCACACCCATGAGGGGAACTTACTATTTCCTTTTGCAAAGGTTTCTATTATGTGTTCCCATGATCACATTCTGCATACACAAACATGACTCACAAAGTTTGTACCACAAAATACCAGCTCAGTGGTATTGAGACAGTGACTCATAGAGAGGTTGTGCTGCGAATGCAGCAATTTAAAGATCTGACAGCTTCAGCAGAGTGGACGGAGAAAGCGGAGGGAGGGCCTGGCTGATGAATAACTGTGTTGACGtaacattttcctgttttacaGCTAGCCCGGAAAATgtattcacacacattcattcagcTGGAGTCACCTGTTCTGCTGTCAGCAAGAAGGAAAGAGTAACTGGTCAGCTGCAAGACAAAGAAGAATGTAAGTATGAGCAGAAATGTGACTATTATGGCTATAACTGTTATGTTGAAACCTGACAAGTGAAAGAATTGTGAATGTATAAATAGCTAATGGGATTAATCATAAGGGGAAGAACAAGTTATGTGAATAGTTGACCTGCTAGAGACATAATGCATAAGATAATGTCAAATATTGCTAAACACATGCTGATTAAATGCTTATATTCAAGTGAATACGTTGATTTAAATTAGACCCTTAACATGCAATATTTCAACTTTGTTTTCCCTTTAGTTGCTTTAAGATTCAAATCAACTCATTCCTCACTGACTGATACTGACAGTATCAGCAATACTTATTTAATCTACAGAGAGACATTTAACAAGTTTGGGATGAAACATGTTTGTAATGatgggatcatccctatgttccccggcTCCTATGTTCtccgctttgtatgtgaccgtATTATACCGTATTATTATcagggttaggttaggttagggaCCTGGTGAACATAGGACCCGGGGAACGATTAGCAAGGCTAAAGTCAGTTTGGTCTGTGCATGTCTGTAAGCCTTTGGTTtgcatgcatttacatttacttaaaGAAATAGCTGTATATTTTAGGAAATGTTACTTATTATTAAATGCATGCAACTTCTCTCTGAAATTAGCTGGTTGCACCACCTTTAAGTGCAAACGgtggtttgttgttttccaaATAGCAATGGCACCATCAAACTACTGTTATTACTGAAACAGTTATAATAACAGTTATAATAACACAAATTGCTAAGCTAATTACTTGAGGCTAAATGATTGTCAGTTAGCTAAGCATAACAGGGTACCTTTGTTCTAAATACTACTAACTCTGAAGcacacattttctgtgtttaagaATAAACCGTGTCATATTATTAAGTCTTAATCagacaaaagatgaaaagataaaaggcttttctgttgctgtggaAGTTTAATTGGTGCTAACTTAACAACAAATCTTTGAAACCAAAGGatacaggataaataaagtgtctaATGGTTACAAACTATatgctttcttttttcagcaagggcatttcctttttttttttttttcaggacatTGGACTTTTTGGACTGCTACTAGTGTATCTGTGTTCTAGTGTTTTATGGtgtattattgtgttattatgtgaAAGGACTGGGTGAGTCTGGCATGTGtagtaagaaaacaaatgacgCACTGAACACACCAAACAGGACTGGGTGTAGTACATACCtccacatatttaaacagtttaacacaggtttatttgattaaatatatTGCCACTGGTAAAATACATCTATCAGAATATCACCAATATAGATAAGCTTTTCTTTCCACAGTGTGACAGTGGCATTTGCTGGATATACAATTTCCACTCTCAAATACCTTCCTGCAGCTGATAACCTGACTTCCCTATTTTAGTTCTACAGACAATGGCCTCTTCAGGAAACATGTTGCCCGAGAAGCAGTTCCACTGCACCATCTGTCAGCAAGTGTTCACCAACCCAGTGACTACTCCCTGCGGACACAACTTCTGTCAAGCCTGCATCCAGAATGTGTGGGACAGCAGCGATGCCTGCCAGTGCCCCATCTGTAAAAAATCCTTCAGCCCTCGGCCCGAAATAAGCATCAACACGGCCTTCAAAGAGCTGGCGGACACGTTCAGGCAGATAATAGTCTCCTCATCTGCTTCACCACTATCCGCCGCCAAACCCGGCGAGGTGGTATGCGACGTCTGCGCCGCCACGTCCCTGCAGGTGAAGGCCCTGAAGTCCTGCCTGGTGTGTCTGACCTCGTACTGCGGATGCCACCTGGAGCCTCACCAGAGGGTCGCCACCCTGAAGATGCACAAGCTGATCGAGCCAGTGAAGAACCTGCAGGACAGGATGTGCAAGAAGCACGAGAGGCTGCTGGAGATGTTCTGCAGGGACGAACAGAAGTGCGTGTGTCAGTTCTGCACCGAGACCGAGCACAAAGATCACCAGGCTGTCACGATAGAAGACGAGAGCAGGGAGAGGAAGGTCTGTAGAGTGTACTCGTTGTTATAAAGATCTAGGCAACACAAACTGATATCTACTTGCATGAGTACACAGTGACAGATTCTATTAAGGCTTATAACCTTGTAGATGATTTTTATTGCAGGGAAGTGGGGTACACTGTAGCTCTGATTACTATATTATatagtacatgtctaagtgtTATCAagagaagcaaataaaacacattggtcataaaatctcaaacactgtcCAGTCTCTGACAACCTAACAAAGTTCCTATGTCTCTTTTGCCTGTTCAGGTTCAAATGAAGAAGACTGAGGCAGATTTTCAACAGATGATCCAAGAGCGAATGAAAAAAGTGGAGGAGATAAAAAATTGTCTTAAGCTCAGCACAGTAAGACTTGTTGGTTTATTTCTCAGTTGATTTTAGTTTTGAATCGCTTGGACAGACCGGATGTGGTGGAGGACCGAAGACAAAACAGTGATGTCCTACATGTCATCTGAGTGTAATGTAGTCCAAATGGAGTTCTATCAGACTTATATTTTGATGAGAACTGAGTGTTGGTACACCAGAATTCTGGGTGCAGAAGAACTAACTACATTTTACTAAAAGAGTCAAGCAATAACTGGCTTTTTCCTGATCTGATTTTCCTGTGGAAAATTcactaaataaagaaataacagacgTTTCAATGGCAGTTAAAGTCAGAGACATCTACTTGTATTAATAGATGTTGATGTATCTATAAGAAATGATGACCAACTATTCTCAACTTTACATTTCCAACATGGAGGAAAAAGCTCTCTTTAATACTACAAAGATTGAAGAGGCAAGATAAAAAAGCAATTTACATCTTGGtaatattttgcacattttgcatGTTCGTCCAGATGAGTGCAGAGAAGGAGGCGACGGAGAGCGACCGCCTCTTCACCTCTCTGATTCGCTCCATTGAGGAGAGACGAACCGAAGTAAACACGGAGAttaaagagaagcagaaagcagcagagaggagggcgGAGGAGCTCATCGGCGAGCTGCAGCAGGAAATCTCTGAGCTGAAGAAGAGAAACACTGCGCTGGAGGAGATGAGCAACACTGAGGACCATCTGCACCTCCTGCAGGTCAGCATTTCCAGCAAACTTTGGTGAAATATAGAAGCATCAACTGTTTATCAATAATATACAACATACCACAGATCAATGCTCACATTACTCCACCGTGTTTTCCTTTGCTAGAGTTATTCCAATCTTACAACACCTCCACCCACCAGAGAGTGGACAGAGATCAGAGTCCACCCTGAGCTCTGTATGGGGGCAGTGAGGAC harbors:
- the LOC125003701 gene encoding E3 ubiquitin-protein ligase TRIM39-like isoform X3; amino-acid sequence: MWGHFLFLPFYGFNSAGIHWTETRGAGGRLQTASPENVFTHIHSAGVTCSAVSKKERVTGQLQDKEEFLQTMASSGNMLPEKQFHCTICQQVFTNPVTTPCGHNFCQACIQNVWDSSDACQCPICKKSFSPRPEISINTAFKELADTFRQIIVSSSASPLSAAKPGEVVCDVCAATSLQVKALKSCLVCLTSYCGCHLEPHQRVATLKMHKLIEPVKNLQDRMCKKHERLLEMFCRDEQKCVCQFCTETEHKDHQAVTIEDESRERKVQMKKTEADFQQMIQERMKKVEEIKNCLKLSTMSAEKEATESDRLFTSLIRSIEERRTEVNTEIKEKQKAAERRAEELIGELQQEISELKKRNTALEEMSNTEDHLHLLQSYSNLTTPPPTREWTEIRVHPELCMGAVRTALSKLDDTLSKELDSLKDEEMKRMQKYAVDVVLDPHTAHPNIFLSTDGKQAGRGELLHIVPDNPQRFDPVICVLGKKGFLSGRFYYQVTVGQKTFWDLGVVKESINRKGMITSKPENGCWTVRLRKGNEYRALDSPSVRLSLTEKPQTVGVFTDYEAGTVSFFNVETRSYIYTFNGCLFSERIFPFFSPGVCDDGKNTEPLIISAVSHET
- the LOC125003701 gene encoding E3 ubiquitin-protein ligase TRIM39-like isoform X1, coding for MWGHFLFLPFYGFNSAGIHWTETRGAGGRLQTASPENVFTHIHSAGVTCSAVSKKERVTGQLQDKEEFLQTMASSGNMLPEKQFHCTICQQVFTNPVTTPCGHNFCQACIQNVWDSSDACQCPICKKSFSPRPEISINTAFKELADTFRQIIVSSSASPLSAAKPGEVVCDVCAATSLQVKALKSCLVCLTSYCGCHLEPHQRVATLKMHKLIEPVKNLQDRMCKKHERLLEMFCRDEQKCVCQFCTETEHKDHQAVTIEDESRERKVQMKKTEADFQQMIQERMKKVEEIKNCLKLSTMSAEKEATESDRLFTSLIRSIEERRTEVNTEIKEKQKAAERRAEELIGELQQEISELKKRNTALEEMSNTEDHLHLLQSYSNLTTPPPTREWTEIRVHPELCMGAVRTALSKLDDTLSKELDSLKDEEMKRMQKYAVDVVLDPHTAHPNIFLSTDGKQAGRGELLHIVPDNPQRFDPVICVLGKKGFLSGRFYYQVDNVIISNGEMSNKVSLIVIFCSTNQVTVGQKTFWDLGVVKESINRKGMITSKPENGCWTVRLRKGNEYRALDSPSVRLSLTEKPQTVGVFTDYEAGTVSFFNVETRSYIYTFNGCLFSERIFPFFSPGVCDDGKNTEPLIISAVSHET
- the LOC125003701 gene encoding E3 ubiquitin-protein ligase TRIM39-like isoform X2 — encoded protein: MNNCVDVTFSCFTASPENVFTHIHSAGVTCSAVSKKERVTGQLQDKEEFLQTMASSGNMLPEKQFHCTICQQVFTNPVTTPCGHNFCQACIQNVWDSSDACQCPICKKSFSPRPEISINTAFKELADTFRQIIVSSSASPLSAAKPGEVVCDVCAATSLQVKALKSCLVCLTSYCGCHLEPHQRVATLKMHKLIEPVKNLQDRMCKKHERLLEMFCRDEQKCVCQFCTETEHKDHQAVTIEDESRERKVQMKKTEADFQQMIQERMKKVEEIKNCLKLSTMSAEKEATESDRLFTSLIRSIEERRTEVNTEIKEKQKAAERRAEELIGELQQEISELKKRNTALEEMSNTEDHLHLLQSYSNLTTPPPTREWTEIRVHPELCMGAVRTALSKLDDTLSKELDSLKDEEMKRMQKYAVDVVLDPHTAHPNIFLSTDGKQAGRGELLHIVPDNPQRFDPVICVLGKKGFLSGRFYYQVDNVIISNGEMSNKVSLIVIFCSTNQVTVGQKTFWDLGVVKESINRKGMITSKPENGCWTVRLRKGNEYRALDSPSVRLSLTEKPQTVGVFTDYEAGTVSFFNVETRSYIYTFNGCLFSERIFPFFSPGVCDDGKNTEPLIISAVSHET